A single region of the Hylaeus volcanicus isolate JK05 chromosome 5, UHH_iyHylVolc1.0_haploid, whole genome shotgun sequence genome encodes:
- the LOC128877540 gene encoding aromatic-L-amino-acid decarboxylase yields MDPDSFKDFAKDMAEYITNYLENIRDRRVLPTVKPGYMKPLLPSEAPQTPESWKDIMADIERVIMPGVTHWHSPRFHAYFPTAQSYPGIVADMLSGAIACIGFTWIASPACTELEVVMLDWLGKMLDLPKEFLACSGGKGGGVIQGTASEATLVALLGAKARKIRQVKEQHPDWTDNEIVAKLVAYSSAQAHSSVERAGLLGGVKFRLLETDSKYRLRGDTFADAVRKDKEQGLIPFYAVATLGTTCSCAFDRLDEMGVVANRENIWLHVDAAYAGSSFICPEFRYLMNGIEMADSFNFNPHKWMLVTFDCSTMWLKDPTYVINAFNVDPLYLKHDMQGSAPDYRHWQIPLGRRFRALKLWFVLRIYGVENLQRYIRNHVSQAHEFEALLLTDPRFEVVAEVILGLVCFRLKGSNEINETLYKRINAAGNIHLVPSKINDMYFLRFAVCSRFSESKDIQNSWKEIKLRASEVLEEQSVSK; encoded by the exons ATGGATCCCGACAGTTTCAAGGATTTCGCCAAGGATATGGCGGAATATATTACTAACTATTTGGAGAATATCAGAGAcag gAGAGTGTTGCCAACGGTGAAGCCAGGTTACATGAAGCCTTTGCTGCCATCGGAGGCTCCGCAGACACCAGAAAGCTGGAAGGACATTATGGCAGACATCGAAAGAGTGATAATGCCAGGT GTCACCCATTGGCACAGTCCAAGATTTCACGCATACTTTCCCACAGCTCAATCATATCCAGGAATTGTTGCCGACATGCTCAGCGGCGCTATAGCTTGCATCGGATTCACTTGG ATTGCGAGTCCAGCTTGCACCGAGCTAGAGGTAGTAATGTTGGACTGGTTGGGGAAAATGCTGGACCTGCCCAAGGAATTTTTAGCCTGTAGCGGAGGAAAAGGCGGAGGGGTGATTCAG GGGACTGCGAGCGAAGCCACTTTAGTCGCTCTTCTTGGCGCCAAGGCTAGAAAAATAAGGCAGGTGAAGGAACAACATCCCGACTGGACAGACAACGAAATCGTGGCGAAACTCGTCGCGTACAGCTCTG CTCAAGCTCACAGTTCTGTCGAACGTGCGGGGCTTCTCGGGGGTGTGAAGTTCCGATTGCTGGAGACGGATTCCAAGTACAGACTTCGCGGGGACACTTTTGCGGACGCCGTTCGCAAAGACAAAGAGCAAGGACTGATTCCATTCTAC GCTGTCGCTACTTTAGGAACAACCTGCTCCTGCGCGTTCGATCGTCTGGACGAAATGGGCGTCGTTGCGAATCGCGAGAACATTTGGTTGCACGTCGACGCAGCATACGCTG GCTCCTCTTTCATCTGCCCCGAATTTCGATACCTGATGAATGGGATCGAAATGGCGGATTCGTTCAACTTCAACCCCCACAAGTGGATGCTGGTCACCTTCGATTGCTCGACAATGTGGCTCAAGGATCCGACTTACGTTATCAATGCGTTCAACGTCGATCCGCTGTACCTGAAGCATGACATGCAAGGATCAGCGCCCGATTACAGG CATTGGCAAATTCCGCTAGGGCGAAGATTCAGGGCGCTGAAACTCTGGTTCGTGTTGAGAATTTACGGCGTGGAGAATCTTCAACGATACATCAGGAATCACGTATCACAGGCTCACGAATTCGAGGCTCTGCTTCTGACGGATCCTCGTTTCGAAGTTGTCGCCGAAGTAATCCTGGGACTCGTTTGCTTCCGATTGAAG GGCTCGAACGAAATAAACGAGACCCTGTATAAGAGAATCAACGCCGCCGGGAACATTCATCTGGTCCCGTCGAAGATAAACGACATGTACTTCCTCCGATTCGCGGTTTGCTCGCGGTTCAGCGAGAGCAAGGACATTCAGAACTCTTGGAAGGAGATAAAGCTCAGAGCCAGCGAGGTCCTCGAGGAGCAGTCGGTTTCTAAGTGA
- the LOC128877542 gene encoding uncharacterized protein LOC128877542, with protein sequence MQDMETVKEFLGCINPHWVAVVAAGMYTHLREIYIIGLCFNDRSTDPSYASALFTFSVLCLLAEYKLWPRTLKEPPIQLLYIYEMLIAALTTNLAMHAIWEPFVNVIRCLTQESSVLLHKLNGELGLSQYSFLTDFAYYMEKESVVTHMSFCTSILTFVWMLDATESLDAILDIWTK encoded by the exons ATG CAGGACATGGAGACTGTCAAGGAATTCCTGGGATGCATAAATCCTCATTGGGTGGCTGTGGTCGCGGCTGGAATGTACACTCATCTTCGGGAAATTTACATAATCGGACTGTGTTTCAACGACAGGAGTACGGATCCCTCTTATGCTTCGGCGCTTTTCACGTTCTCCGTGCTGTGCCTCCTCGCGGAGTACAAACTGTGGCCCAGGACCCTCAAGGAGCCACCGATACAGCTTCTCTATATTTACGAA ATGCTGATAGCCGCCCTGACTACGAATTTAGCGATGCACGCCATTTGGGAGCCATTCGTGAACGTCATACGTTGTTTAACTCAGGAATCGAGTGTACTC CTGCACAAATTGAACGGAGAGTTAGGACTGAGTCAGTACTCGTTTCTGACCGATTTCGCTTACTACATGGAAAAGGAGAGCGTCGTGACGCACATGTCCTTTTGCACGTCCATTTTGACGTTCGTGTGGATGCTGGACGCTACGGAATCCCTGGACGCGATTCTGGACATCTGGACCAAGTAG